A window of the Cicer arietinum cultivar CDC Frontier isolate Library 1 chromosome 6, Cicar.CDCFrontier_v2.0, whole genome shotgun sequence genome harbors these coding sequences:
- the LOC101510500 gene encoding peroxisomal ATPase PEX1 isoform X2 — protein MPGTEVEVAPKTRKRNLDSAGDSHLGSYSKENTAKMLLRLQDPNGLCRTSTHVKGVEFHVGLTSVAFVHPETANRFSFNMLQLVSIVPRVSKEKVNISRTNIMKAKSGSAENGDTGKKEPRQAVVHLLTSESVAKGHVMLAKSLRLYLRASLHSWVYLKACDVVLEKNIPSISLCPCRFKLLSQKNAVEKDSLDDFHDHKNYIDEKLHAKPASGVFLDTINWSIHSEVVAALSDESSYRAEEEVANPSQNQKGLQSLVRLWYIAQLEAITSIAGMEVNSLAMGSKTLLHFELSCYKIGKDEKLQLASLENSGKAAEMLFLMTFGDEDLHQGKLNAYKVSFGGRLDNTNIEDLKLFERMKLGDPVSIHSMEERASEDHISSNISFLDPMEKTASDVINRMLVLLSSACGLWFGSCNLPLPGHVLIYGPSGSGKTILARNVAKSLENHEDILAHVIFVSCSKLALEKVPIIRQELANHITEALNHAPSVVIFDDLDSIISTPDSEGSQPSMSVAGLTDFLVDIMDEYGEKRRKSCGFGPIAFIASIQSLENIPQSLSSSGRFDFHIKLPAPAASERRDMLKHEIQRRHLQCDDDILLDVAGKCDGYDGYDLEILVDRTVHAAVRRFLPSNAIYEHEGPALLQEDFSQAMHDFLPVAMRDITKSVSDDGRSGWDDVGGLVDIRNSIKEMIELPSKFPKTFARAPLRLRSNILLYGPPGCGKTHIVGAAAAASSLRFISVKGPELLNKYIGASEQAVRDIFSKAAAAAPCLLFFDEFDSIAPKRGHDNTGVTDRVVNQFLTELDGVEILAGVFVFAATSRPDLLDAALLRPGRLDRLLFCDFPSWQERFEILTVLSRKLPMANDIDLATVANITEGFSGADLQALLSDAQLAAVHDILDNIDASRSDKTPVITDSLLKLTASKARPSVSEEEKRRLYSIYRQFLDSKRSVAAQSRDAKGKKATLA, from the exons ATGCCAGGAACTGAAGTTGAGGTTGCTCCAAAAACACGCAAAAGAAATTTGGATTCAG CAGGAGATTCACATCTAGGCTCCTATAGTAAAGAGAATACTGCAAAGATGCTGCTCCGTTTACAAGATCCAAATGGGTTATGTCGGACTAGTACTCATGTCAAAGGTGTTGAGTTTCACGTAGGGCTTACTTCTGTTGCTTTTGTTCATCCAGAAACAGCCAATCGCTTCTCATTTAACATGCTTCAGTTGGTTTCCATAGTGCCAAGAGTATCCAAAGAGAAAGTTAATATATCCAGAACCAATATTATGAAAGCCAAAAGTGGTTCGGCTGAGAATGGAGATACTGGCAAGAAGGAACCTCGACAGGCAGTTGTTCATCTGCTGACTTCAGAATCTGTGGCTAAAGGACATGTAATGCTAGCTAAGTCTCTTCGCCTTTATTTGAGAGCTAGCCTGCATTCAT GGGTTTATTTGAAGGCGTGTGAtgttgttttagaaaaaaatattcctTCCATTTCTCTTTGTCCTTGTCGATTCAAACTGTTATCGCAGAAGAATGCTGTTGAGAAAGATAGTCTAGatgattttcacgaccacaagAATTACATCGACGAGAAATTGCATGCAAAACCTGCTTCAGGTGTCTTTTTGGATACCATAAATTGGTCTATCCACAGTGAAGTTGTTGCGGCTCTTTCTGATGAATCCAGTTACAGAGCAGAAGAAGAGGTTGCAAACCCGTCTCAGAATCAAAAGGGATTACAAAGTCTTGTACGACTATGGTATATTGCGCAGCTTGAGGCAATTACTTCCATTGCAGGGATGGAAGTTAATTCATTGGCTATGGGTAGTAAAACCTTGCTTCATTTTGAATTAAGCTGTTACAAGATTGGGAAGGATGAGAAGCTTCAGCTGGCTTCTTTAGAAAACAGTGGCAAGGCAGCTGAAATGTTATTTCTCATGACCTTTGGTGACGAAGATCTGCATCAAGGGAAACTTAATGCATATAAAGTTTCTTTTGGTGGAAGACTCGATAACACCAACATTGAGGATCTGAAGCTTTTTGAAAGAATGAAATTGGGTGATCCCGTTTCTATTCATTCTATGGAAGAGAGAGCCTCTGAAGACCACATTAGTTCAAATATCTCTTTCCTCGATCCCATGGAGAAAACTGCTTCTGATGTTATCAATA GGATGTTGGTATTGCTATCTTCAGCATGTGGTTTGTGGTTTGGCTCATGCAACCTACCACTTCCTGGGCATGTTCTTATATATGGACCCTCA GGCTCTGGGAAAACCATACTAGCAAGGAATGTGGCAAAATCCCTCGAGAATCATGAAGACATCTTAGCACACgt AATTTTTGTTTCTTGCTCAAAACTTGCTTTGGAGAAGGTGCCAATTATTCGCCAAGAACTTGCAAACCATATAACTGAAGCTTTAAACCATGCACCTTCTGTTGTCATCTTTGATGATCTTGATAGTATAATTTCTACCCCTGATTCCGAAGGATCTCAGCCATCAATGTCTGTTGCTGGACTCACAGATTTTCTGGTTGACATCATGGATGAATATGGG GAGAAGAGGCGAAAATCATGTGGATTCGGACCAATAGCTTTCATAGCTTCCATACAGTCCCTAGAGAACATACCACAATCTTTGAGCTCTTCAG GACGGTTTGACTTTCACATTAAGCTGCCTGCTCCTGCAGCTTCTGAGCGCAGGGATATGTTGAAACATGAAATACAAAGGCGGCACCTGCAATGCGATGATGACATCCTGCTTGATGTGGCTGGAAAATGTGATGGTTATGATGGCTATGATCTG GAAATATTAGTTGACAGAACTGTCCATGCCGCTGTTCGCCGTTTTCTGCCATCTAATGCCATTTATGAGCACGAGGGTCCTGCCTTACTACAAGAGGATTTTTCTCAGGCAATGCATGATTTTCTTCCAGTTGCAATGCGTGACATCACAAAATCTGTTTCTGATGATGGCCGCTCTGGATGGGATGATGTCGGTGGTCTTGTTGATATTCGAAATTCTATTAAAGAG ATGATAGAGTTGCCATCAAAGTTTCCAAAAACTTTTGCACGAGCCCCGTTGAGGTTGCGGTCAAATATCCTTTTATATGGTCCTCCTGGTTGTGGCAAAACTCACATCGTTggtgctgctgctgctgcttcTTCGCTTCGATTCATATCAGTAAAAGGGCCAGAACTGTTAAACAAATACATTGGTGCTTCAGAACAAGCT GTTAGGGATATATTTTCTAAAGCAGCTGCTGCAGCACCATGCCTACtgttttttgatgaatttgattctATTGCTCCCAAGAGAGGGCATGACAATACTGGAGTAACTGATCGAGTTGTCAATCAA TTTTTGACTGAGTTAGACGGTGTTGAGATTTTAGCTGGTGTATTTGTGTTTGCTGCAACCAG TAGACCTGATTTACTTGACGCGGCACTGTTGAGACCGGGTAGGTTGGATCGTCTTCTATTTTGTGACTTCCCATCCTGGCAAGAGAGATTCGAAATTCTTACGGTACTTTCTAGAAAG TTACCAATGGCCAATGATATTGATTTGGCTACAGTAGCTAATATTACTGAGGGATTCAGTGGAGCTGATCTCCAAGCTCTCCTCTCAGATGCGCAGCTTGCAGCAGTTCATGATATTCTGGACAATATTGATGCGTCTAGGTCAGACAAAACACCAGTTATTACTGATTCTCTTCTAAAGTTGACTGCATCCAAGGCCAGACCATCTGTTTCAGAGGAAGAGAAAAGACGACTCTACAGTATTTATCGCCAGTTCCTGGATTCAAAGAGATCTGTTGCTGCTCAG TCAAGGGATGCAAAAGGCAAGAAGGCAACTCTAGCGTGA
- the LOC101510500 gene encoding peroxisomal ATPase PEX1 isoform X1 has protein sequence MEFGIEAVGTIDNCFASLPLPLIQTLHSTRSSPLPPILALELRSSTQSWFVAWSGATSSSPSSIQVSQLFADCISLPIHSPVQVKVASNIPHASSVSVEPHTEDDWEILELNSEQAEAQILNQVRIVHEGMRFPLRLHGHTVITFQVVSVFPKNAVVQLMPGTEVEVAPKTRKRNLDSAGDSHLGSYSKENTAKMLLRLQDPNGLCRTSTHVKGVEFHVGLTSVAFVHPETANRFSFNMLQLVSIVPRVSKEKVNISRTNIMKAKSGSAENGDTGKKEPRQAVVHLLTSESVAKGHVMLAKSLRLYLRASLHSWVYLKACDVVLEKNIPSISLCPCRFKLLSQKNAVEKDSLDDFHDHKNYIDEKLHAKPASGVFLDTINWSIHSEVVAALSDESSYRAEEEVANPSQNQKGLQSLVRLWYIAQLEAITSIAGMEVNSLAMGSKTLLHFELSCYKIGKDEKLQLASLENSGKAAEMLFLMTFGDEDLHQGKLNAYKVSFGGRLDNTNIEDLKLFERMKLGDPVSIHSMEERASEDHISSNISFLDPMEKTASDVINRMLVLLSSACGLWFGSCNLPLPGHVLIYGPSGSGKTILARNVAKSLENHEDILAHVIFVSCSKLALEKVPIIRQELANHITEALNHAPSVVIFDDLDSIISTPDSEGSQPSMSVAGLTDFLVDIMDEYGEKRRKSCGFGPIAFIASIQSLENIPQSLSSSGRFDFHIKLPAPAASERRDMLKHEIQRRHLQCDDDILLDVAGKCDGYDGYDLEILVDRTVHAAVRRFLPSNAIYEHEGPALLQEDFSQAMHDFLPVAMRDITKSVSDDGRSGWDDVGGLVDIRNSIKEMIELPSKFPKTFARAPLRLRSNILLYGPPGCGKTHIVGAAAAASSLRFISVKGPELLNKYIGASEQAVRDIFSKAAAAAPCLLFFDEFDSIAPKRGHDNTGVTDRVVNQFLTELDGVEILAGVFVFAATSRPDLLDAALLRPGRLDRLLFCDFPSWQERFEILTVLSRKLPMANDIDLATVANITEGFSGADLQALLSDAQLAAVHDILDNIDASRSDKTPVITDSLLKLTASKARPSVSEEEKRRLYSIYRQFLDSKRSVAAQSRDAKGKKATLA, from the exons ATGGAGTTTGGGATTGAAGCGGTGGGAACCATAGACAACTGTTTCGCATCCCTTCCCTTACCTCTAATCCAAACTCTTCACTCCACACGTTCATCTCCACTTCCTCCAATTCTCGCTCTCGAGCTTCGTTCTTCCACTCAATCCTGGTTCGTTGCTTGGTCCGGTGCcacttcttcttctccttcatCCATTCAGGTTTCTCAACTATTTGCCGATTGCATTTCCTTGCCGATTCATTCTCCCGTTCAAGTTAAAGTTGCTTCTAACATTCCCCATGCTTCTTCCGTTTCTGTTGAGCCACACACCGAGGACGATTGGGAGATTTTGGAACTTAATTCAGAACAAGCTGAAGCTCAAATTCTCAACcag GTTAGGATTGTTCATGAAGGGATGAGGTTTCCTTTGCGGTTGCATGGTCACACTGTCATTACATTCCAAGTTGTTTCTGTTTTTCCCAAGAATGCGGTGG TGCAACTCATGCCAGGAACTGAAGTTGAGGTTGCTCCAAAAACACGCAAAAGAAATTTGGATTCAG CAGGAGATTCACATCTAGGCTCCTATAGTAAAGAGAATACTGCAAAGATGCTGCTCCGTTTACAAGATCCAAATGGGTTATGTCGGACTAGTACTCATGTCAAAGGTGTTGAGTTTCACGTAGGGCTTACTTCTGTTGCTTTTGTTCATCCAGAAACAGCCAATCGCTTCTCATTTAACATGCTTCAGTTGGTTTCCATAGTGCCAAGAGTATCCAAAGAGAAAGTTAATATATCCAGAACCAATATTATGAAAGCCAAAAGTGGTTCGGCTGAGAATGGAGATACTGGCAAGAAGGAACCTCGACAGGCAGTTGTTCATCTGCTGACTTCAGAATCTGTGGCTAAAGGACATGTAATGCTAGCTAAGTCTCTTCGCCTTTATTTGAGAGCTAGCCTGCATTCAT GGGTTTATTTGAAGGCGTGTGAtgttgttttagaaaaaaatattcctTCCATTTCTCTTTGTCCTTGTCGATTCAAACTGTTATCGCAGAAGAATGCTGTTGAGAAAGATAGTCTAGatgattttcacgaccacaagAATTACATCGACGAGAAATTGCATGCAAAACCTGCTTCAGGTGTCTTTTTGGATACCATAAATTGGTCTATCCACAGTGAAGTTGTTGCGGCTCTTTCTGATGAATCCAGTTACAGAGCAGAAGAAGAGGTTGCAAACCCGTCTCAGAATCAAAAGGGATTACAAAGTCTTGTACGACTATGGTATATTGCGCAGCTTGAGGCAATTACTTCCATTGCAGGGATGGAAGTTAATTCATTGGCTATGGGTAGTAAAACCTTGCTTCATTTTGAATTAAGCTGTTACAAGATTGGGAAGGATGAGAAGCTTCAGCTGGCTTCTTTAGAAAACAGTGGCAAGGCAGCTGAAATGTTATTTCTCATGACCTTTGGTGACGAAGATCTGCATCAAGGGAAACTTAATGCATATAAAGTTTCTTTTGGTGGAAGACTCGATAACACCAACATTGAGGATCTGAAGCTTTTTGAAAGAATGAAATTGGGTGATCCCGTTTCTATTCATTCTATGGAAGAGAGAGCCTCTGAAGACCACATTAGTTCAAATATCTCTTTCCTCGATCCCATGGAGAAAACTGCTTCTGATGTTATCAATA GGATGTTGGTATTGCTATCTTCAGCATGTGGTTTGTGGTTTGGCTCATGCAACCTACCACTTCCTGGGCATGTTCTTATATATGGACCCTCA GGCTCTGGGAAAACCATACTAGCAAGGAATGTGGCAAAATCCCTCGAGAATCATGAAGACATCTTAGCACACgt AATTTTTGTTTCTTGCTCAAAACTTGCTTTGGAGAAGGTGCCAATTATTCGCCAAGAACTTGCAAACCATATAACTGAAGCTTTAAACCATGCACCTTCTGTTGTCATCTTTGATGATCTTGATAGTATAATTTCTACCCCTGATTCCGAAGGATCTCAGCCATCAATGTCTGTTGCTGGACTCACAGATTTTCTGGTTGACATCATGGATGAATATGGG GAGAAGAGGCGAAAATCATGTGGATTCGGACCAATAGCTTTCATAGCTTCCATACAGTCCCTAGAGAACATACCACAATCTTTGAGCTCTTCAG GACGGTTTGACTTTCACATTAAGCTGCCTGCTCCTGCAGCTTCTGAGCGCAGGGATATGTTGAAACATGAAATACAAAGGCGGCACCTGCAATGCGATGATGACATCCTGCTTGATGTGGCTGGAAAATGTGATGGTTATGATGGCTATGATCTG GAAATATTAGTTGACAGAACTGTCCATGCCGCTGTTCGCCGTTTTCTGCCATCTAATGCCATTTATGAGCACGAGGGTCCTGCCTTACTACAAGAGGATTTTTCTCAGGCAATGCATGATTTTCTTCCAGTTGCAATGCGTGACATCACAAAATCTGTTTCTGATGATGGCCGCTCTGGATGGGATGATGTCGGTGGTCTTGTTGATATTCGAAATTCTATTAAAGAG ATGATAGAGTTGCCATCAAAGTTTCCAAAAACTTTTGCACGAGCCCCGTTGAGGTTGCGGTCAAATATCCTTTTATATGGTCCTCCTGGTTGTGGCAAAACTCACATCGTTggtgctgctgctgctgcttcTTCGCTTCGATTCATATCAGTAAAAGGGCCAGAACTGTTAAACAAATACATTGGTGCTTCAGAACAAGCT GTTAGGGATATATTTTCTAAAGCAGCTGCTGCAGCACCATGCCTACtgttttttgatgaatttgattctATTGCTCCCAAGAGAGGGCATGACAATACTGGAGTAACTGATCGAGTTGTCAATCAA TTTTTGACTGAGTTAGACGGTGTTGAGATTTTAGCTGGTGTATTTGTGTTTGCTGCAACCAG TAGACCTGATTTACTTGACGCGGCACTGTTGAGACCGGGTAGGTTGGATCGTCTTCTATTTTGTGACTTCCCATCCTGGCAAGAGAGATTCGAAATTCTTACGGTACTTTCTAGAAAG TTACCAATGGCCAATGATATTGATTTGGCTACAGTAGCTAATATTACTGAGGGATTCAGTGGAGCTGATCTCCAAGCTCTCCTCTCAGATGCGCAGCTTGCAGCAGTTCATGATATTCTGGACAATATTGATGCGTCTAGGTCAGACAAAACACCAGTTATTACTGATTCTCTTCTAAAGTTGACTGCATCCAAGGCCAGACCATCTGTTTCAGAGGAAGAGAAAAGACGACTCTACAGTATTTATCGCCAGTTCCTGGATTCAAAGAGATCTGTTGCTGCTCAG TCAAGGGATGCAAAAGGCAAGAAGGCAACTCTAGCGTGA
- the LOC101506988 gene encoding uncharacterized protein: MCITVFMWQTHPNYPFLLLLNRDEFHSRPTEPLAWWVGETILGGRDGLCGGTWLASTKDGRLAFLTNFRELQNIPQPNTRGDLPLRFLQSNKSPQEFAEEVLKEAHLYNGFNLVLADIRASTMVYVFNRPNHGYLTVTPGIHVLTNASLDAPWPKAERLRHNFKELIDEYGEGEFPIKEMVEKLMTNTVKDDEDHLLPGIHPPEFERPLSSIFVDTQLPRGCYGTRSSSALFVKSNKEVTFYEKHLDQKQWKENIVTYQISET, from the exons ATGTGTATCACGGTGTTCATGTGGCAAACTCATCCAAATTACCCCTTCCTCCTCTTACTCAACAGGGACGAATTTCATTCTCG CCCTACGGAGCCATTGGCATGGTGGGTCGGCGAAACTATATTGGGCGGTAGGGATGGACTCTGCGGTGGTACATGGTTGGCTTCCACCAAAGATGGTAGGTTAGCTTTTCTCACCAATTTTAGAGAACTCCAAAACATTCCACAACCCAACACTAGAGGGGACCTTCCACTTCGTTTTCTCCAG AGCAATAAGAGTCCCCAGGAGTTTGCAGAGGAAGTGCTCAAAGAGGCTCATCTGTACAACGGATTTAACCTCGTATTAGCTGATATTCGCGCCTCCACCATGGTTTATGTCTTCAATAGACCAAATCATGGTTATCTTACTGTTACCCCTGGAATTCACGTCTTGACAAATGCATCATTGGATGCTCCTTGGCCAAAG GCTGAAAGATTGCGCCATAATTTCAAAGAGCTTATTGATGAGTATGGTGAAGGTGAATTTCCAATAAAAGAAATGGTTGAGAAACTAATGACAAACACAGTTAAAGATGATGAAGATCATTTGCTACCAGGGATTCATCCTCCAGAATTTGAACGTCCTTTGAGTTCTATCTTTGTTGACACACAACTTCCCCGG GGTTGTTATGGTACTAGGAGCTCCTCTGCGTTGTTTGTTAAATCAAACAAAGAAGTCACCTTCTACGAGAAACATCTGGACCAGAAGCAATGGAAAGAGAACATAGTGACCTATCAGATCAGTGAGACATAG
- the LOC101511251 gene encoding B3 domain-containing protein Os04g0386900-like, protein MSSSESGRRVSSCRIVVENQTASPPPSIPTTNMQRVGIKPLSGKPYFHAIILKTHLSPRFTLGPSSKICSKLPSGAAVPTVLNYHGKSWDMIYNGQKKAKQFDTFGWRKFAKDNCVKVGDACVFELMESKEKIIFEVQILRGDFPCEFPGINESEEEPIVLSELIGTGESEAPFVID, encoded by the exons ATGTCGTCTTCCGAATCAGGCCGTAGAG TGAGTAGCTGTCGAATTGTGGTAGAAAATCAAACCGCATCACCGCCACCTTCTATTCCTACGACAAATATGCAAAGGGTTGGAATTAAGCCACTTTCAGGAAAGCCATACTTCCATGCAATCATTTTGAAAACACATCTTAGTCCCCGCTTCACATTG GGGCCGTCTAGCAAAATATGCTCAAAACTTCCTTCTGGTGCGGCGGTTCCTACTGTTCTAAACTATCACGGTAAGAGCTGGGACATGATTTATAATGGACAAAAAAAAGCCAAGCAGTTTGATACCTTTGGCTGGAGAAAATTTGCTAAAGATAATTGTGTGAAGGTTGGAGACGCGTGCGTTTTTGAGCTCATGGAAAGCAAAGAGAAAATCATATTCGAAGTTCAAATTCTTAGAGGTGACTTCCCATGCGAGTTTCCTGGAATTAATGAGAGTGAAGAAGAGCCAATTGTTTTATCTGAATTAATCGGGACTGGTGAGAGTGAAGCGCCATTTGTCATCGACTAG